One region of Cyanobacteriota bacterium genomic DNA includes:
- the atpG gene encoding ATP synthase F1 subunit gamma, translated as MANQKEIRVKIASTKKTMKITSAMKLVAAAKVNKMQKKIEATRPYSKKIAELFANLVASLSPEDLATNQLLQNKTEINTVLLVAVSSDRGLCGAYNTNIVKATIKRIKELNEEGKTVKLMTIGRKAKSAMARHKADKFELVESFANLSSIPSNQEANLIADTAIKEFTSGAADKVEIITTDFISLVHSEVKRIDFLPISGESVIEHNGSKAEPYQILEPGAEALIAALAPMYTENRIYQSLLEATTSELAARMTAMSNATNNAKEVIKKQTIAYNKARQASITQEISEIVGGAAALAG; from the coding sequence ATGGCTAACCAAAAAGAAATCCGAGTCAAAATCGCTTCTACCAAGAAGACTATGAAGATCACTTCAGCGATGAAATTAGTCGCTGCTGCCAAAGTGAACAAGATGCAGAAGAAGATCGAAGCCACTAGACCTTATTCTAAGAAAATAGCTGAGCTTTTTGCCAATCTCGTTGCTTCTTTATCTCCTGAAGATCTTGCGACAAACCAATTACTTCAAAACAAAACAGAAATTAACACAGTATTGCTTGTTGCAGTAAGTTCAGATCGCGGACTTTGCGGCGCCTACAACACCAACATTGTTAAAGCAACTATCAAAAGAATCAAAGAACTAAACGAAGAAGGTAAAACAGTTAAACTGATGACCATCGGACGCAAAGCCAAATCTGCAATGGCAAGACACAAAGCTGACAAGTTTGAATTAGTTGAGTCCTTTGCAAACCTCAGTTCTATTCCTAGTAATCAAGAAGCTAATTTAATTGCCGATACTGCTATCAAGGAATTCACCAGCGGCGCTGCCGACAAAGTAGAGATCATTACTACTGATTTTATTTCACTTGTTCATTCAGAAGTCAAGCGTATTGATTTCTTGCCAATCTCTGGTGAGTCAGTGATAGAACACAATGGTTCTAAAGCTGAGCCCTATCAAATCCTTGAACCTGGTGCTGAAGCTCTGATTGCAGCACTCGCTCCAATGTACACAGAGAACCGCATCTACCAAAGTCTACTTGAAGCGACAACCAGTGAGCTTGCAGCAAGAATGACTGCAATGAGCAACGCAACTAATAACGCCAAAGAGGTTATCAAAAAACAAACTATTGCTTACAACAAAGCAAGACAAGCA
- the murQ gene encoding N-acetylmuramic acid 6-phosphate etherase codes for MSQTESANPNSVNLDQLSSLEYVQLHIQEEHAVMQALKNAEKQIAQAIDLIFESFKEVDLDQEPYQGPRLFYVGAGTSGRLGVLDASECPPTFSTHPEMVQGLIAGGDFALRNAVEGAEDDEIAGEKLIQQCSINSSDVLIGISASGVAPYVISALKTARELGVTTITIANNPNAAIFRHCDQKILLETGPEILAGSTRLKAGTAQKICLNIISTGLMVKLGKTYGNLMVDLKATNTKLKKRAVNLVMTIMACDEAKALKLLEENDFQIKKVILRSR; via the coding sequence ATGTCTCAAACCGAAAGTGCTAATCCTAATTCAGTTAACCTTGACCAACTCAGTAGTCTTGAATATGTTCAACTGCACATCCAAGAAGAGCATGCTGTAATGCAAGCTCTCAAGAATGCTGAGAAGCAAATTGCTCAAGCTATAGATTTGATCTTTGAGAGTTTTAAAGAGGTGGATCTGGATCAAGAGCCTTACCAAGGACCACGGTTGTTTTACGTTGGCGCTGGCACCAGTGGCAGACTAGGAGTACTTGACGCTTCTGAATGCCCGCCGACATTTTCGACTCACCCAGAAATGGTTCAAGGTCTTATTGCTGGAGGCGATTTTGCTTTGCGTAATGCTGTTGAAGGAGCCGAGGATGACGAGATTGCCGGGGAGAAATTAATTCAACAGTGTTCAATTAATTCCAGCGATGTACTTATCGGTATTAGTGCCAGCGGTGTCGCGCCCTATGTAATCTCCGCACTCAAAACAGCGCGTGAACTTGGAGTCACAACTATTACAATAGCTAATAATCCAAACGCAGCCATCTTTAGACATTGCGATCAAAAGATACTCCTTGAAACTGGTCCTGAGATATTAGCTGGCAGCACCAGACTCAAAGCTGGCACAGCCCAAAAAATCTGTCTCAACATAATCTCCACTGGTTTAATGGTCAAACTTGGTAAGACTTATGGCAATCTGATGGTGGATCTTAAGGCAACTAATACTAAACTCAAGAAACGTGCTGTTAATTTAGTCATGACTATCATGGCTTGTGATGAAGCTAAAGCGCTTAAACTCTTGGAAGAGAATGATTTTCAGATTAAGAAAGTGATCCTGCGATCACGATAA